In one window of Cheilinus undulatus linkage group 23, ASM1832078v1, whole genome shotgun sequence DNA:
- the LOC121505595 gene encoding potassium voltage-gated channel subfamily A member 1 gives MEIALVSFENGGAKGSGGGGGGSNAEESCRNALDVPQSGFVQSGLGEDYGKELNTRGSPHHHHHHQQNLHQSAWKINDMNNTFSCSENAMDALLRADHSPHLFDEDLLDMDMDAESNERVLINIAGLRYETQLGTLNQFPDTLLGDPAKRIKYFDPLRNEYFFDRNRPSFDGILYFYQSGGKIRRPVNVSIDVFADEIRFYQLGEEAMERFREDEGFIKEEEKPLPQNEFQKQVWLIFEYPESSSPARGIAIVSVIVITISIITFCLETLPEFRDERELPVTSRLDNSTAPRPSLTFTDPFFIIETTCVIWFTFELFVRFFACPSKSEFSKTIMNIIDIMSIMPYFITVGTELAEQQGQEHQNGQQAMSLAILRVIRLVRVFRIFKLSRHSKGLQILGQTLKASMRELGLLIFFLFIGVILFSSAVYFAEADEPESHFSSIPDAFWWAVVTMTTVGYGDMRPVTVGGKIVGSLCAIAGVLTIALPVPVIVSNFNYFYHRETDQDQSSLKDEPNNGRDSAELKRKGSKSSVKSQDVENNDASGASVEKANIKANSSMDFKRSLYAFCLDTRETDL, from the coding sequence ATGGAGATAGCCTTGGTGAGTTTTGAGAACGGCGGCGCTAAAGGGAGCGGCGGCGGTGGAGGAGGCAGCAATGCCGAGGAGAGCTGCCGGAACGCGCTGGACGTGCCTCAGTCGGGTTTCGTTCAAAGTGGACTGGGAGAGGACTACGGTAAGGAGCTGAACACCCGTGGGAGTcctcaccatcatcatcaccatcagcaGAATCTTCACCAGAGCGCGTGGAAAATCAACGACATGAACAACACTTTCAGCTGCAGCGAGAACGCCATGGATGCGCTTTTACGCGCGGACCACAGTCCGCATCTGTTCGATGAGGACCTGCTGGACATGGACATGGACGCGGAAAGCAACGAGAGGGTGCTTATAAACATAGCAGGGCTCAGATACGAGACCCAGCTGGGCACACTTAACCAGTTCCCGGACACTTTACTGGGAGACCCTGCCAAGAGGATAAAATACTTCGATCCACTTCGGAACGAGTACTTTTTCGACCGGAACCGGCCGAGTTTTGACgggattttgtatttttatcagtCTGGAGGGAAGATCAGGAGACCAGTTAATGTGTCCATAGATGTGTTCGCGGATGAGATTAGGTTTTACCAGCTGGGGGAGGAGGCCATGGAGAGGTTCAGGGAGGATGAAGGCTTtataaaagaggaggagaagccTCTGCCCCAGAATGAGTTCCAGAAGCAGGTTTGGCTCATTTTCGAGTACCCGGAGAGCTCTAGTCCGGCTCGGGGCATCGCCATCGTGTCCGTGATCGTCATCACTATATCCATCATCACTTTCTGCCTGGAGACTTTACCAGAGTTCAGGGACGAGAGGGAGCTCCCCGTGACCAGCCGGCTGGACAACAGCACCGCGCCACGGCCGTCCCTCACCTTCACAGACCCCTTCTTCATCATCGAGACCACGTGCGTCATCTGGTTCACTTTCGAGCTGTTCGTGCGCTTCTTCGCGTGCCCCAGCAAGTCCGAGTTCTCCAAGACTATCATGAACATCATCGACATCATGTCCATCATGCCTTACTTCATCACAGTGGGCACGGAGCTGGCGGAGCAGCAGGGCCAGGAGCACCAGAACGGACAGCAGGCCATGAGCCTGGCCATCCTCAGAGTCATCCGTCTGGTCCGGGTGTTCCGGATCTTTAAGCTCTCCAGACACTCTAAAGGTCTGCAGATCCTGGGTCAGACTTTAAAGGCCAGCATGAGAGAGCTCGGCCTGctcatcttcttcctcttcatcgGAGTCATCCTCTTCTCCAGCGCTGTCTACTTCGCAGAAGCTGACGAGCCGGAGTcgcacttcagcagcatcccGGACGCGTTCTGGTGGGCCGTGGTAACCATGACAACCGTAGGGTACGGAGACATGAGGCCGGTGACGGTCGGGGGGAAGATAGTGGGCTCTCTGTGCGCCATCGCCGGCGTGCTCACCATCGCGCTGCCTGTCCCCGTCATCGTGTCAAACTTTAACTACTTCTACCACCGAGAGACAGACCAGGACCAGTCCTCTCTGAAGGACGAGCCCAACAACGGCCGAGACAGCGCCGAACTGAAGCGCAAAGGGAGTAAATCCTCCGTGAAATCGCAGGACGTGGAGAACAACGACGCGTCCGGCGCGTCCGTGGAGAAGGCGAACATTAAAGCGAACAGCAGCATGGACTTTAAGAGATCCCTTTACGCTTTCTGCCTGGACACGCGGGAGACAGACCTGTAG